A stretch of DNA from Yoonia sp. BS5-3:
TGATGCCCGTGTAGGATTTCAGCAGGTTCGCCGCATCGATCAGATAGGCCATGCCTGTCATCCAATAGTGCGGACCTTCGGCCCAGCCGCCATCGGCATCGCCCCAGGGCGAATAGACCGTGAACAGGAATTCGATGGAGTAATGCAGCCAGTCTTCGGCTTCTTCCGCATCATCCAACAGCGCAATTGAGGCCGGGATCAGCACCGCAGAAACTGCCCGCACAGCATGGCTGTCGAAGGGGAACAGGTGGATATTGGCGTGCTTGATCAGGTGATCTGCCGTTTCGCGGGTCCGTGCCAAAAGGGCGGCGCGGACGGTAACACGCTCTTCTTCGGATAGTTGGTCATGCAGCCAGTCATACCCCCATGCCAAAGCCACATTGACCCGGAATGCCCATTCATCGGTATAGCTGCGTGATGTCGTGCCGGTTGGGTTCCAGGCGGCCGCGCTGAGCAGCCATTCTTTGGCCCGTGCCAACATGGCAGCGTCTTCGGTGACTTGCCCGCCAATGGCGAGGTGCCGGATGGCGTAAAGCAGTTCCTGACAATCGATATAGGTCTGCCGCCAGATCGGGGCCACACGTTGGTGGTTGGGATAGCCGGCAGGTTCGGGCATAATATCCCGGTCCATCCAGGGCAAAACGGACTTTTCAAAGAAGTTTGACCAAGTGCAATGGTCAGGGTTCTTGGCGACTTCCTTTTTGAAACCGACAAGGCGCTCTGGTGTCATCCAAAGCCGCGGATGCGCCCGTGTTGCGTCTTTCAGCCGCGCCTGGCGCCCGGCGAGCGGTGTTTGGGGCAGGTCTTCGGCAAGCGAGAACGTGCGGTCCGCGCTCCAATTACTGATGGCTTCGCCTGTTGCCGGATCGCAAACGGCGTAGGACCAATGGTATTGGCCAGCCGCAAGCGCAGTGTCGGGCGTAAAGAAATTAAGCGGCAGGTTGGTGAATGTCTGTGTCGACTTCGCCGGATAGGCCGGATCGGTGGAAATACGCAGCGTATAGCGTGCCTCGTCTTCGATGACGGGCAACCAGCTGAAACGCGGCGGATTTTCGGCAAGCTGTGTGTTTTCGTCGGGCCCGTATTGGATGGTCAAACGCCCAGTTTTGGGTTCATCAAGGACAATTTGGGCGTGGCCGGACATCGGTTGGTCTTTCTAATTGAGGTCTGAGAAAAGGCGGGAAGAGCAGCGTGAGCACCGCTCTTCCCAGGGAGGTTAGGGTCGATCAGCCACCGTATTGGCGTTGATAGGCTGAATTCATGACAGCGATCAGATCCTGGTAGCCCATGTTGTCGAGAGTCTCGATATAGGCGTCCCAGTCTTCCATCACGTCGCCATTGCCCAAGATCCAGCCTTGCTGGCGTTCGAGCATGTAGTCACGGATCGATGGGAAGGTGCGGTCATAAACACGCTGTTCGTCGGCTGTAAATGCAACGCCCAGGAACTGGTCGATCAGATAGTCACCTTCGTCATAAAGCGCGATGCCTTCCAGGGCGAACTCATTCGACCATTGCTTTTCATACTCGTAGTCTTGGAAGTAGCCACGGGCCTGAAGCTGCGATCCAACAGCATAAAGCTGGTTGTTCACAGGCTCACCATTGGTCAAGAATTCTTCGGTGAACTGCGGCGCGCCATCAACCATTGTATATTGCTCGCCTTCAACACCGAAGTTTGCAAGGCGGCGGCCTTCTTCGGTGAACCAGAAGTCGAAATACTTGATGGTTTCAACGGGATGCTCGTTCGAGATACCGATTGCCCATCCGTCAGGTTTGATCGGAATGCGGCGATGCTCTTCCATGCGGACGCCGGATACGGATGCTGGTGGGGCGAATGCCTTAAAAGCGAACCCATCAATCCGATCAGCCAAAGACGTGTTGTAGCCAGCGGTTGATGCGAACCAGTCATGGGTCATACCGCCAAGGTTTTCAGACAGCAGATATTCGCGTGCAGATGAGCCGCGGGTAAAGACCTCTGCATCAATAAGACCTTCTTCATACCACCGCGCCAGTCCGGCAATCCCATCGCGATAGCCTTCGCCTGCATAGGGGTGCTTTACTTCACCATCATCAACGTAGAAGTCGTGATAAGTGTCGGAACCAGACGAACGTCCGTCCCACAATGTGACCAAACGGATCAGCTCTGGCCATTGACGGGCAAAGTAAGGCACTTCGTCAGCGACACCGTTGCCGTTTGGATCGTCGTTTTTGAAGGCGCGCAGCACTTCTTCGACTTCTTCGACGGTCTCAGGAACTTCCAGACCTAGCGCATCCAGCCAGTCATAGCGGATAAAGTAAGCCCGGCCATATTTACCGTCTGGCAGATATGGGATGTAGTACATGTTGCCGTCGGCAGCTGAAATCGCGCTGGCGATCTCTGGACGCGCGTCGAAATAGGCCTTCATGTTTGGTGCGTGCTCTTCGATCAGATCGTTAAGCGGGTAGAATGCACCTTCTGGACCGTACTGGTTGACGAAGTCTTTCAGACGGCTGGAGCCAACGATATCTGGGATCGCACCGGCGGCCAGCATCAGGTTCAGCGCTTCGGTCCGGCCTGTGTTTTCCGACGTGCGCATGTTTGCACCCACGGTATCGTCGATCAGGTGGATATTGGTCAGCTTGCGTGCTGCCTGCTCGACCGGCCAGTCTTCGTTATATGTTGGATAACGTGCGTGGTTCATCTGGATCGTCAGTTCCAGAGGCTCGTCAACGATCAGCAGGTGACCATCGGCGAAAGCCGGTGAAGTCATCGCTGTCGTCGCAAGGATTGCAGACGTTATGGATAGTTTGCGCATGGTTTCCTCCCTATATGCGTTCGGTTTTTATTCTTTCACTCCGCCCAGAAGGATACCCTTTTCAAAGTACTTCTGGATGAATGGGTAGATAATCAGTACCGGAATAATTGAGCAAACAATAATCGCCGCAGAGACTGTTTCGAACGAATAGCTGGCATTCAGCTGCGTGGCTGTGAACTCAGGATCATCAGACAGGGTCGCGATTGTGTGACGCAGATAGACCTGAAGCGGGATCTTGTTTTCGTCTTGCAGTAGAACCATGGCCCAGAAGAAGCCGTTCCAACGGGCAACCATACAGAACAGGGCAACTGTTGCGATGGCTGGCTTGGCCAGTGGGACATACACTTTCCACAGAACCTGGAAATCATTGGCCCCGTCCATACGGGCCGCTTCCTCAAAGGAATCCGGGACACCTTCAAAGAAGTTGCGCAGCAGGATCAGGTTAAACCCGTTAACCGCAAAACCAATGATGATCCCAAAATAGCTGTCCAGCAGCCCAAGATCACGCATGTTCAGGAAGAATGGGATCAAGCCAGCGTTGAACCACATGGTGAAGGCCACCATCAGGTTCCAGAACCGGCGCCCGAATAGTTGCGGGCGCGACAGGGCATAGGCACCCGGGATCAAAAAGGCGAGCGATACCAGTGTCCCGCCGATCGTGTAGATGAAGGTGTTCCCGTAGCTGATCCAGAATTTTGAGTCGCCAAGGATATACCGGTAAGCCTCAACCGTGGTTTCAACCGGTGTCAGCACCACTGTACCAGCCGTTGCCGCAAAGCCCGAGCTGAGCGAGATCGCCGTGATATAGATGAACGGGTATAGCGTGGAGAGCGTGAAAATCCCAATCAGCACCATGTTGATGATGACGAAGGTTTTGTCGCCACGCGAATAAAGGTTCATATTTGCCATCAGCCTGGTCCCCCTACCACAATGATGTGCGCGAGAAGCGCTTGCTGATTGCGTTTGCGCTCATCACCAGGACGAATGCGACGACGGCGTTGAACAGGCCGGCTGCTGCGGCGAAATCGTATTGTCCGCTTTGCAGGCCCTGCCGATAGATGAAGGTGTTCACAACATCGGCCGTTTCATAGGTGGCAGGCTGATAGAGCACGATGATCATCTCAAACGACACTTCCAGCATGTTCCCGATCCGGATGATCAGCATGATGATGATCGTCGGCAGGATAGACGGCAGCGTGATCTTCCACATCATCTGCCAGCGGCTGGCACCATCGACCACGGCGCTTTCATAAAGCGTCGGGGACACACCGGCGATCGCCGCAAGATAAACGATGGATTGGAAGCCCGCCTCTTGCCAGATGGTTGTCCCGATAAAGATCGGGCGGAACCATTCGGGCCGCGTCAGGAAGTAGATCGGGTCAGCCCCGAACCAGCCCAAGACGGTATTCACGATCCCCACCGAAGGCGAGAAGGTTGTGATGACGATACCGGCGATGATCACAGATGAAATGAAGTGTGGCAGATACACGATGGTCTGTGCCGTCCTTTTGAAGGACTGGTTCAGCACTTCATTGAACATCAGTGCCAGCAGGATCGGCACCGGAAAGCCGATTAAGAGGCTGTAAAGACTGATGTAAATCGTGTTGCGTAAGGCGCGGAGGAACTGTTCGTTCCCGCCGGTCCAGAATGGATCGTCGGTGCCCAATGCGCTCCAATCAAATCCAAGCAGATTTTCAAAATGCTCAAGCCCGATCCACGGGCTGTTCGCGATGCCGCGAAAGATGCTGTAATCCTTGAACGCGATCTGAAGCCCGTACATGGGCTTGTAGAGGAATACGATCAGCCAAACGATGGTCGGCAGCAACATGGCGTAGAGCCGCCATTCGTTGCGCAGGTGGTCTTTGATCTTGGTCGCGCGGCTACGCTGCGCGAACTGCGATTTTGCGGGCGCGGTGCCGCTTTGGGTCTGCGCCATGGTCATGCTGCGCGCGTCTGCCCGGAAAGGGCGACCCCTGTGTCGGCGTCAAAGACTTTGATCAGGTCAGGCGCTGCCGTGAAACCGTTCACCGCATTCAGCATTTCCATATTACCCAGCGTTTCCGTACGGATGACGAATGGCTCGCCGCCAATGGACACGTGCAGCAGCGCCTCGGAGCCGAGTGTTTCCACCAGATCCAATTCGCATGACACAGAACCCGGTGCGGGCTCGGTCAGGATTTGCGCGTATTCCGGGCGAATGCCGACAATCACCGGACGCCCGACGGCGTTTTGCAAGCCGGGCAGCGCAGGCAAA
This window harbors:
- a CDS encoding sugar ABC transporter permease, with the translated sequence MRKLSITSAILATTAMTSPAFADGHLLIVDEPLELTIQMNHARYPTYNEDWPVEQAARKLTNIHLIDDTVGANMRTSENTGRTEALNLMLAAGAIPDIVGSSRLKDFVNQYGPEGAFYPLNDLIEEHAPNMKAYFDARPEIASAISAADGNMYYIPYLPDGKYGRAYFIRYDWLDALGLEVPETVEEVEEVLRAFKNDDPNGNGVADEVPYFARQWPELIRLVTLWDGRSSGSDTYHDFYVDDGEVKHPYAGEGYRDGIAGLARWYEEGLIDAEVFTRGSSAREYLLSENLGGMTHDWFASTAGYNTSLADRIDGFAFKAFAPPASVSGVRMEEHRRIPIKPDGWAIGISNEHPVETIKYFDFWFTEEGRRLANFGVEGEQYTMVDGAPQFTEEFLTNGEPVNNQLYAVGSQLQARGYFQDYEYEKQWSNEFALEGIALYDEGDYLIDQFLGVAFTADEQRVYDRTFPSIRDYMLERQQGWILGNGDVMEDWDAYIETLDNMGYQDLIAVMNSAYQRQYGG
- a CDS encoding carbohydrate ABC transporter permease, yielding MANMNLYSRGDKTFVIINMVLIGIFTLSTLYPFIYITAISLSSGFAATAGTVVLTPVETTVEAYRYILGDSKFWISYGNTFIYTIGGTLVSLAFLIPGAYALSRPQLFGRRFWNLMVAFTMWFNAGLIPFFLNMRDLGLLDSYFGIIIGFAVNGFNLILLRNFFEGVPDSFEEAARMDGANDFQVLWKVYVPLAKPAIATVALFCMVARWNGFFWAMVLLQDENKIPLQVYLRHTIATLSDDPEFTATQLNASYSFETVSAAIIVCSIIPVLIIYPFIQKYFEKGILLGGVKE
- a CDS encoding ABC transporter permease subunit, whose product is MAQTQSGTAPAKSQFAQRSRATKIKDHLRNEWRLYAMLLPTIVWLIVFLYKPMYGLQIAFKDYSIFRGIANSPWIGLEHFENLLGFDWSALGTDDPFWTGGNEQFLRALRNTIYISLYSLLIGFPVPILLALMFNEVLNQSFKRTAQTIVYLPHFISSVIIAGIVITTFSPSVGIVNTVLGWFGADPIYFLTRPEWFRPIFIGTTIWQEAGFQSIVYLAAIAGVSPTLYESAVVDGASRWQMMWKITLPSILPTIIIMLIIRIGNMLEVSFEMIIVLYQPATYETADVVNTFIYRQGLQSGQYDFAAAAGLFNAVVAFVLVMSANAISKRFSRTSLW